A region from the Palaemon carinicauda isolate YSFRI2023 chromosome 16, ASM3689809v2, whole genome shotgun sequence genome encodes:
- the LOC137655292 gene encoding uncharacterized protein: protein MPFGLNIAPRIFTELVHAVVQQLCLEGVQVMTYLDDWLVWAASETKCMQASKKKRREIAGSLKRPLKSNRISRRQQERVLGSLQFASVTDPVLREQLRDASGVWRRYTSNTRRDLRRPIPIRLRSLLKPWSEAKNLKWSVPLQLPPSSVIIHTDAPLEGWGGHSHQQKIQGTWSSLFKTFHIIILEAMSVFLTLKKLSLCPAVHIRLILDSKVIVRCLNRQGSRSPQLNQVMLAIFCLAEKKRWHLSPVHLQEFRNVTPDPLSRVTPIESEWSLEARSFSFILHQIPELKIDLFATSDNKKLPRYVAPYEDTLAETVDAMSLDWNRWSRIYLFPPTNLLMKVLNKMRSYQGTAALVAPKWPRSNWFPLILEFQLRLIHLPDPVLSQQIPKACAKLRSAAPPKPISWSLDKVLHSASTLDNENCSLKDMTHKVLFLLALASGARVSEIVALSLEQGHIQFTEVGELNLLPDPTFLAKNERPQQEVGSLENLPS, encoded by the exons atgcccttcggactcaacatagccccaaggatcttcacggagCTTGTacatgcagtcgttcaacaactatgcctagaaggggTCCAGGTTAtgacctacctggacgattggctggtgtgggcagcatccgagacgaaatgcatgcaagcatccaagaaa aagaggagagagatagcgggatctctCAAGAGACCACTAAAATCCAaccggatttcaagacgtcaacaagagagagtgctgggctcccttcagtttgcatcagtgacagacccagtgctaagagagcAGCTAAGAGATGCAtctggagtctggagaagatacacatcaaacactcgaagagatctaagaagaccaataccgatccgactgcgatcacttctcaagccatggtcggaggctaagAACTTGAAGTGGTCAGTGCCTCTGCAACTGCCTCCatcctcagtcatcatccacacagacgcaccactggaaggatggggaggtcactctcatcaacagaAAATtcagggaacttggtcctctctattcaagaccttccacatcatcattttggaggccatgtcagtcttcctcacactgaagaaattatcccttTGCCCTgcagtccatataagactgattctggacagcaaggtgatagtgagatgtttgaatcgtcaaggctcaagatcacctcaactcaaccaggtaatgttggccatcttttgcttagcggaaaagaagagatggcacttatcaccAGTTCatcttcaagagttccgcaatgtgacgccgGACCCTCTATCAAGGgtaacgccgatagagtcagaatggtccctagaagcaagatcattctccttcatcttacatcaaatcCCAGAACtgaagatcgacctcttcgcgacgagtgacaacaagaaacttcctcgatatgtggccccatacgaggacacTCTAGCAGAaacagtggatgccatgtccctcgactggaacagatggtcccggatttatctgttccctccaaccaacttgCTGATGAAGGTCCTTAACAAGATGAGGTCTTATcaaggaacagcagctctagtggctcccaagtggccccggagcaactggttccctctaatattgGAATTTCAGCTGAGGCTGATTcatctgccggacccagttctgtctcaacag atccctaaggcctgtgctaagcTTAGgtctgcagcacctccaaagcccatttcatggtccctggataaggtactACACTCTGCCTCAACGTTGGACAACGAGAATTGCTCTCTAAAAGATATGACTCATAAAGTTTTATTCTtgcttgctctagcctcaggggctagagttagtgagatagtggccctttctttggaacagggccatatccagtttactgaagtgggagaactgaatcttttacctgacccaacgtttctcgccaagaacgagcgtCCCCaacaagaggtggggtccctggagaatctgccctcttaa